The following is a genomic window from Anaerolineales bacterium.
AGCCGCCATGGGGCTGCGGCGCAACCTGAGCGCAGACGAAATTTGCGACCAGGCTCTGTTTTTTCGCCAACGCGGTCTTCCCCTGGACAGTCTCTCATTCATGGGCATGGGGGAGGCCTTGGCCAACCCCAACCTGTTCACCGCGCTGGACTGCCTCACAGACCCCAGCCTGTTCGGCCTCAGCCCGCGCCGCCTGACAGTGTCCACCATCGGCCTGCCCAGCGGGATCGAACGGCTGAGCCGCCAACACCCGCAGGTCAATCTGACCTTCTCGCTGCACTCGCCCTTTGAGGATCAGCGCAGCCAGCTCATTCCGCTGAACCTGCGCCATTCCCTCACCGAAGTGATGGCCTGTCTGGATGCCCATGTGCAGCGCACACACCGCAAGGTCTACCTGGCCTATCTCTTACTGGAGGGGGTCAATGACAGCCGTGAACACGCTACGGCTTTGGCACGTCTTGTGCAGGCGCCGGGACGGCACAGCCGCCTCTATCACATCAACCTGCTGCGCCACAACGCCAACGACTTTGCCGCCGAACGCTATGCCCGCCCGGCCGAAGCGCACATCCAGCGCTTTGGGCAGTGGCTGCAAGAGGCCCAGGTCAAGGTGACCGTGCGCTCCTCCTTTGGCGATGAGATCCAGGCCGCCTGCGGCCAGCTGCACGCCGCAGCCAGTCCGCTGCGCGCTTAACCACCAGGGGCGGCTTGCTCGGCAAGCCGCCCCGTGCAGGTCCCATCGTGTCAGCTCTCAGGCCACTTGGGCGGCAATGCCTTCGCCAAAGGCCATCAGCGCTTTAACCATTTGCGGGCTGCGCCCTTCCGCGTACACCCGCAGCACCGGCTCGGTGCCGGAAGGGCGGATCAGCAGCCAGGAGTCATCCGCCAGGATGTACTTGGTGCCGTCATTGGTCGCCACGCTCAGCACTTCTTCCCCACCGATCTGGCTGGGGGCCTCGGTGCGCAGGCGTTCGCTCATCTCTTTCTTCTCCACCGGGCGTTTGAGGCGCAGGTCTGTGCGGGCGTAATGCGCCGGGCCGACCTCGGCCAGCAGATCAGCCACTAGTTCGCGTAGAGTGCCGCCCGCGGCGGCCACCATCTCCACCACCAGCAAGCCCATCAGCACGCCGTCACCTTCCGGGATATGCCCCTTGAAGGAGATGCCGCCGGACTCCTCGCCGCCGATCAGCACATCGCCGGCCAGCATATGGTCGGCGATGTGGTTGAAGCCCACCGGGGTTTCAACCACCTGCAGGCCATACTTCTCAGCCAGGCGGTCGATCATGCGCGTGGTGGACACCGTGCGCACTACCTTGCCGCTCAGGCCGCGCGTTTGCACCAGATAGCGCAAGGCCAGGGCCATGATCTTGTGCGGGTCCACGAACTCGCCCGCCTCATCCATGGCGCCCACCCGGTCGGCGTCGCCGTCGGTGGCCACGCCAAAATACCCCGGGTGCTCAGCGATGGCGTCCGCCAGAGCTTGCAGATGCGGCATGATCGGCTCCGGGTGCACGCCGCCAAAGCCGGGGTTCATATCTCCACGGATCTCATGCACCTCGGCCTTGCCGGCCAGCAGGCGCGCGATCGCCCCGCGTCCGGAGCCGTGCATCGAATCCACCAGCACTTTGGGGTTGTGGCGGGCGATCAGGTCAAAGTCGATCAAGCTCCGCAAATGCGTTTCATACTCTTCAATAGGCGAGAAGCGCGTGATCATGCCCTCGGCCACCGCATCGTCGTATTCCATCAGCGCCGGGCTGCGCCCGCGGTTCTCATTGTCGTTCAGGTAGATCTCCACCCGTTTACACATCTCGCTGGAGGCGGAACCGCCGTAAGCCGCTTTGAGCTTGATGCCGTTGTAGCGCGGCGGGTTGTGCGAGGCGGTGATCATCACGCCGCCCAAGGCGCCCAACTGCTTGACGGCGTAGGAGATGGCCGGGGTCGGCGCATCGGCCTGGGCCAGGTACACCCGCAGGCCATCGGCGGCCAGCACGCAGGCCACGTCTCGCGCGAAACGGTCGGAGAGGAAGCGTGTGTCGAAGCCGACCACCAGGTGCGGCCTGCCCCCGGCGGCATGCCGCTGGCCGGCCCCGTTTTGCAGATCCACCCGGGTCGCATCCGCGATGGCCTGGGCCACCATGCGTAAATTAGAGAAAGTAAATGTGTCTGAGATAACGGCACGCCAGCCGTCGGTTCCAAAGTGAATGGGCATTCAGGTTGCTTTCCAAAAAAGTGGGGTGGCGGATTGTAACATGTGGGCAAATGCCCTGCCCTGCGCACAATCCGCGCCCTATCTATCTGCTAGAATCTTCTTTATGGATACCGGCCTCGCCGAACGCTTGGCATTGTTGAAAGACATGGCCCTCTTCCAGGAACTGGAAGAGGCGCAATTGGCCGCCATTGCCGCCCGCCTGCAGGAATATGCCCTGCCGGCCAACCGCCTCTTGTACCTGGCCGGCGACCGGGCGGAGAATTTCTATATCCTGGTAGGCGGCAGACTGCTCAACCAGGATATAGAGGACGGACAGCGGGTGGGCGAATATGTACTGGAGCCGGGCGATCCATTTGGCGCCGAAGCGTTGCTGGACCAGGAGGTGCGCCAGGCGGCGGTCAGCGCCCTGCACACCAGCCGCCTGCTCTACCTGACCGGCGAAGACTTCGCCTGGATGCTGGCGGAGTTCCGCCAGGTATACGAAGGGCTGCAGCACTTGCTCAACGGCCGCAAGCTGCTGGGCCGCGTGCATTTTGACTTCCTGCAAGAAGATGAAGTTGTGCATTACGCCACACGCAAACACCCCAGCACCCTCTGGCTGCGCTGGACGCGCGCCTTGCTTCTGGCCATCTTCGGCTTGCTGGTTCTGTATGTTGGGCAGTCGGTCAGCGCCGGCTTGCAGTTCACCATGGGCCTGGCGGCGGCCACCCTGCTGTTTGGCAGCGCGGCCGCCGTGGGCTGGGAAGCGCTGGATTGGCGCAACGATTTCGTGCTCATCACCAATCTGCGCGTGGTGTGGATGGAGCACCGCCTGCTGCGCTCCGCCAGCCGCGTGGAGGCGCCTTTGTCCACCATCCAGTCGGTGGATGTGCACACCCATCTCTTCGCCCGCCTGCTGGGCTTCGGCGACATCATCGTGCGCACCTACACCGGCATCGTGCTGATGCCCGGCGTGGGCGCGCCGCTGCGCACCAAATATCTGATCCGCGACTTTGCCGCCCGCAGCCGCAAGCTCAGCCGCCAGGCGCGCCACGACACGATCCGCCTGGCGGTGCGCCAGAGCCTGGGCATCGAAAAGAGCCTGCCCGCCTCCACGCACGCGTCGCCAGCCATGCCCCTCGTGGACCAATCAGAACGCTTCTCGTTGTTCAAGAGCCGCACGGTGGACGGCGACAAGATCGTCTACCACAAGCACTGGTTCTCGCTGCTCAGCAGCCTGGCCCTGCCCGGCCTGTTCGTTATCGCCGTGTTGGTCGGCGCGCCCATCGTCTTCGATGGTTTGCCCAGGAACGCACTAGGCTGGCTGCTGACCCTGGCTGCCCTGCTAGCTCCGCTGGCCATCATCGCTTACCGCTTTCTGGATTGGGTCAACGACGTCTATGTGGTCACATCTGAAGTGCTGATCGACACCGAACGCAAACCGCTGGGCAGCGAGATCACCAAGTCAGCCCCCATCACCAACATCCTTAGCCTGCAGAACCACAAGGTTGGCATTATCGGCCTGCTGCTCAATTTTGGCGTGGTGCGCATCAGTGTGGGCGACAGCGTGCTGGACTTTGACAACGTGCCCAACCCCGCCCAGGTGCAGCAGGACATCTTCGCCCGCATGGAAGCCTTGCGCGCCCGCCAGCAAACACAGCAGACAGAAGATGAACGCCGCCGCATGACCGAATGGCTGCGTGTCTATGAAGAAGAACGCGGCCGCAACCCGCAAACATTCACCGGCGATGAAGCGGCGGTAGAATAAGCCGGAGCTTTTTAGAAGAAGGTTTTTGAATTCATGCCCCTTTTGCCGATCGTGAAATACCCCAACGACATCCTGCGCCGCAAAGCACAGGATGTCACTGTGTTTGACGACAATTTGCAGCAGCTGATTGACGACATGTTCGAAACCATGCGCAATGCGCCGGGCGTCGGTCTGGCGGCCCCACAGGTGAATGTGCCGCTGCGCCTGACCGTGATCGAGTACGGCGAACAAGAAGAGGACAGCGACGAACCCATCAAGTTGCAGCAGTATGTGCTGATCAACCCCGAGATCACGCGCTTCTCGCCCGAAACCGAAGTGGCCGCCGAAGGCTGTCTTTCCATGCCCGGCCTGGTGGGCGACGTGGAACGCTCGCTCTCCGTCACCGTTAAGGCCCAGAACCGTCGCGGCCAGCCCGTCAAGCTCAAAGCCGAGGGCTGGTTGGCGCGCATCTTCCAGCACGAAATAGACCACCTCAACGGCGTCATGTATGTGGACAAGGCGGACAATCTGCGCTCGCTGGACGAAGACGCCGAGACGGATGCCGACTAGCCTGGTATGCAACTCAAGCACCTCTCGCTGACCCAGTTCCGCAACTTTGCGCGCCTGGATGTGGAGGTACCCCCCGGCCCCACCCTCATCGTGGGCAGCAATGCCCAAGGCAAGACCAGCCTGCTGGAGGCGGTCTACTTCCTGGCCACCCTGACCTCTTTCCATGCCGAGACCGACCGCCAGCTGGTCAACTTCACCGAAAGCCTCAAGCCGCTGGCCGTGGCGCGCCTGCAGGCCTTGTATGAGAACAACGGCCGCCAACACCAGCTGGAAGTGCGCATCATCCGTGAGCAAGCCCGCAACGGCTCTGACCGCAGCCGCAAAGAAGTGCTGCTGGACGGCGCCAAGAAGAAGGGCAGCGAAGTCGCCGGGCAGTTCTCGGCGGTCTTGTTCCTGCCCCAAATGTTACAGATCGTCGAAGGCAGCCCGCGCTTCCGCCGCCGTTACCTGGACCTGGCCCTCTCGCAAACCGTGCCGGGCTACGCCGAGCAGCTCTCCGATTACGAAGCCATCCTCAGCCAGCGCAACGCCCTGCTCAAGCAGCTCGGCGAGCAGGGCGGCGACCCGGGCCAGTTGGACTTCTGGGACCAGCGCTTCAGCCTGCGCGCCAGCCAGCTGCTGGAGGCGCGCTTCCGCGCCGTGCAGGAGCTGGACGCGCTGGGCGGCCGCCTGCACCACGAGCTGACCCGCGGCAGCGAGGTGCTCAAGCTGCTCTACCAGCCCAGCTACGACCCACTGCCCAACCCGGACAAGCAGCGCGTCCTGCTGGCCGAGCCGGCCGACCGCAGCAGCATTGAACGCGCCAAGATCGAAAGTGGCTTCGCCGAAGCGCTGCGCGCCGCCCGCCGCGAAGAGATCGCCCGCGGCGTCACCAGCCTCGGCCCCCACCGGGATGAGCTGCGCTTCCTGAGCAACGGCATTGACCTGGGCAGCTACGGCAGCCGCGGCCAGGTGCGCACCGTGCTGCTGACCCTCAAGCTGGCCGAGCTGGACTGGATGTATGCCCGCAGCGGCCGGCGGCCACTGCTGCTGCTGGACGAAGTCTTGGCCGAACTCGACGAGCCGCGCCGGGCCGACCTGCAAGACCGCTTGGGAGCAGAGCAGCAGGTGCTGGTCACCACCACCGACTTTAATCTATTCAAACCGGAATTCGTAGAACGGGCCGCCCGCTGGCAGATCGAAGCCGGGCGGCTGACCGAGCAGGCAAAATAAAAAGAAGGCTGCCAATGCAGCCTTCCTTTTTATCTTCGCAAGCGAACCTTTACTTCACCACCATCTTCTCAAAAACCGGGTAATTCCAGTGGCGGTATTTGGGCAGACGGCCGCGCACGGCATCGTCGTACAGCTTGCGCAGCTTGGCGGTCACCGGACCCATCTGGCCGTCGCCCACCGGGCGGTGATCCACCTTGGTGATGGCGGTCACCTGCGCCGCCGTGCCGGTCATGAACATCTCGTCGGCAATGTAGACTTCGGTGCGGTCGATCGAACGCTGCACCACAGGGATGCCGACTTCCTTCTCAGCCAGTTCCAGAATGCTGGCGCGCGTGATGCCTTCCAGAATGTTGTCAGTGACCGGGGGAGTGATCAAAGCGCCATTGCGCACCATGAAGATATTCTCAGCGCTGCCTTCGGAAATGTGGCCGTCCTGCCCCAGCACCAGGGCTTCATCAAAGCCGGCACGCACTGCGTCGGTTTTGACGAAGGCCGTGTTGACGTAGGCGCCGGCCACTTTGGCCCGCGCCGGGATCATGTTGTCGTCCACCCGGCGCCAGGAGGAGAAGGTCACATGCGCGCCGGTGTCGTTGGACACGTATTTGTCAAAAGGCACCGAGAAGATGGTCACCTCGGTTTTCAGGTCGTGCAGCTTCACGCCGATGATCTCATCGGCGAAATAGGCCATCGGGCGCATATAGACATCCTGGCGATGGCCTTCTTTTTGCAGCAGTTCAATGCTCAGTTCGGTCAATTGCTCGCGCGTGAAAGGAATATCCATCAACATCATGCGGGCGGAATTGAGCAAACGTTGAAAATGGTCATGCGGGCGAAAAATGAACAGTTCCTCTTCTGCCTCATTCCAATAGCCGCGTACGCCGCCAAAGATGGCGGTACCATAATTCAAAGCATGCGTCATCACACCGACTTTTGCTTCAGAATATGGAACAATTTTGCCGCGGAAAAAGGCATAGTTGGGAAGAGTCAAATCTGCACCTCCGGTCTAGTTTTACGGAATTTTTGGGAGCCAAACTGATTATATCCTACGCCCGCCGCGTCCAAAAATCAAGTACGCCTCCCCTACGCTCACAAACGGTAGTCCCATTGGCGGAGTTCAGTTACAATTCCGCCGTTCCACACACGTCCCCTAACCCTGGAGGCCCGCCATGAAGCGTGCTGTCAGCATCAGCATCGGTTCCTCAAAGCGCGACAAAACTGTAGAAGTCACCCTGCTCGGCGAAAAAGTACGCATTGAACGCATTGGCACCGACGGCGACATGGAAAAGGCCGCCCAACTCTTCAAAGAGCTGGATGGCAAGGTGGATGCCTTTGGCCTGGGCGGGGCCGATCTGGGTCTGTTCGTTGAGAACAAGATGTACTATCTCAACTCGGTCAAGAAGATCGTGCGCTTCGTAAAAGAAACGCCTCTGGTGGACGGCGCCGGTCTCAAGAACACTCTGGAGAACCGCTCCGCCTCCTTTGTGGACACCCACCTCGGCCATTATGTCAAAGACAAGAAGGCTTTCGTCATCGGCGGCGCCGACCGCTGGGGCATGGCCACCTCCTTCGCTAGTGCGGGCTACGAGTGCGTCTTTGGTGACCTGATGTTCGCCCTGGACATCCCCATCGCCATCCACTCGACCAACACCCTGCGCAACCTGGTGCCCTTCATCGTGCCCATCGTCGGCCTGCTACCCTTCGAGTGGGTCTACCCCACCGGCGAGAAGCAGGACAAGCGTATTCCCAAGTGGCACAAGTATTATGAATGGGGCAATGTGATCGCCGGCGACATGCACTACATTCGGCGCCACATCCCGGATCAGCTGCTGGGCAAGGTGGTCGTGACCAACACCACCGTGGCCTCAGATGTCGAGCTGCTCAAGCAGGTTGGCATCAAATATCTGGTCACCACCACGCCCGTCCTGGATGGCCGTTCCTTTGGCACCAACATGATGGAAGCCGCCTTGGTGGCCGTCAGCGGCAAGGGCCGCGCCCTGACCTTGCCCGAGCTGGACGCCCTGATCGACGAACTGAAGTTTGAGCCGCAACTGCAGGAGCTGAATTGAAACTGCACGCCTTGGTCACCGCCGGCGGCGTCCCGGAAGCGGGTGACCCGCTCTACGAATTCAGCCAGGGGCGTTCAAAAGCGCTGATCGACGTGGCCGGCAAGCCAATGGTGCAGTGGGTGCTGGATGCGCTGAGCGCCTCAAACAGCATCGGCCAAGTCGTCATTGTCGGCGTCGACGAGAGTGCCGGCCTGAGCTGCAAGAAACCGCTGGCCTATCTGGCCAACCAGGGCGGCATGCTGGACAACATTCGCGGCGGCGCCCGCAAAATTGCCGAACTCGATCCCCGCGCCGAATACACCCTGATCGTCTCTTCCGACATTCCGCTGATCAACGCCGAGATGGTCGATTGGGTCTGCGCCCAGGTGCGCCCGGGTGAGGATGAAGGGCTGTACAGCGTCATCCTGCGCCAGACAATGGAAGAGCGCTTCCCCAACTCAATGCGCACCTTCACCAAGCTCAAAGACATGCATGTCTGCGGCGGCGACATGAACCCCTTCTCCATCCCGCTGATCCTCTCGCATACCGGCCCCTGGGAAAAGATCGCCGACGCCCGCAAGAGCCCCATTAAGCAGGCCGGGCTGGTGGGCCTGGATACGCTGCTGCTCCTGCTGCTGGGCCAGCTGACGCTGGAAAGCGCCGCCGCCCGGGTCAGCAAGAACCTCGGCCTGCGTGCCCGCGCCATCGTCAACCCTTATGCAGAGGTCGGCATGGATGTGGATAAACCTCACCACCTGGAGATCGTCCGCCGCGTCCGGGGACAAAGCTAAGTATGCTGGCGCAGCTGGAGAAGAAAGACGCGCAGCTTTCCCAACAGCTGCGCGTGGCAGAAAAGCCCGGCAAACGCCGCAACCTCTCCATCCTGTTCGGACACAGCGGCGATTCCTGGTCGCTGCTGGTGATGCTGGCGGCGGCCGCCCTGCTCATCCCCAGCTGGCGGGAGAATGCTTTCATCATGATCGCCGGCATCGTCCTGACTGCCATCGTAGTGCTGGCGATCAAGTTCAGCGTGCGCCGGCGGCGCCCTGAAGGCGAATGGGGCCAGCTCTACCGCCGGGCGGACCCGCACTCCTTCCCCTCCGGCCATGCCGCGCGAGCCGCCATGCTGGCCGTGCTGGGCTTGGCGCTGGGGCCGCCCTGGCTGGGCTGGCTGCTGCTGGTTTGGGCGCCGCTGGTCGGCCTGGCCCGCGTGGCCACTGGCCTGCACTACGTCTCGGACATCCTGGCCGGCTGGGCGCTGGGCATTGTGATGGGGCTGGTAACCTTGCAACTTATTCCGTGGGTTCTTTTCCCAATTCTCACTTAACCTCACAGAAGCCAGCTAAGCAGCCAGGCCGCGGGGAGAACGAAGATCGCGCTGGCAGGCACAGCTTTTAATAGAGAGCGGAAATGAAAGCGCATATCGCTCCAGCCTTTGAGATTTTCAGTACCGCGGATGGGCGGCTTGGCCGGGTTGATCAACAGGGTATGCGCAAAGTCGATCACGGCGAAATCCCACAGGTGCACCACGATCCAAACTAAATAAATATGCACCAGGGCGCCCCAAAAGGTTAAATCGATTGAACGCGTCGCCTGGTACGTGGAGAGCACTGAGGGGCCTGGTAAGACAACCAGAGCGACAATAAGCAAATATTTCGTGGCCTGCTCTTCGGCCTGAGACTTTGGCCCAGCTGCCGCGGCAATGTCGGGAGGCAGGCTGTGCAACCACAAGCGCGGCCAGCCCCAAAAGCTAACCAGAACAAATAGGGTAAACGGCAGGCAGATCAGCAAGCCGTGGAGGAGAGTGGTGGAGAAAGGGATCACAGGGCCTCGTCTATAATTTAGGTATGGCTAAATTATAGACGAGGGGCCGGCGGGTTGTCAAACTGCCGGGGTCGATGGCGTATTGAGTCCATACCTCTTCGCCGCCCGTTCGCGGGCGCGCTGCGCCATCACATCGCGGTCACGCGGCGGGGCCTGAGTCACCAAGCTATCCAGCAGTGTCTGCGAAATGCGTGTCACCTCAGCCACGGCGGCGTCAAAGGCTGCCTGATTAGCCTGCGAGGGCTTGGTAAAACCGGAGATCTTGCGCACATACTGCAACGCCGCGGCCTGCACTTCATCGGCCGTGGCGGGGGGTTCAAAGTTATACAATACACGGATATTGCGACACATGATCACTCCTCGCGATTGAATTCAGCCGCACGCTGCAGCATATCGGCCAGGGCGGCCTCGTCCAAGGTATCGCCTTCCTTGAGGTCCCGGCTGCGCATGTCTTTGGCGTCCAGCCCGGCATTGAAGAAGCCGCCCGCATCGTCCAAGCTGGCACCTTTGAAGAAATTGATCTTGACATGGGCTTTGAAAGCGCTGGACGAACA
Proteins encoded in this region:
- a CDS encoding radical SAM protein encodes the protein MPRPHRYAQIKQLLHQSSAAAYRYQQVTQAYFRQGIAYFEEMGTLPAALRQRLTHQLGSGFSLRVARVSHSAQAEKYLFELQDGQRIETVAMRYRAGWHSYCLSTQAGCGMACRFCATAAMGLRRNLSADEICDQALFFRQRGLPLDSLSFMGMGEALANPNLFTALDCLTDPSLFGLSPRRLTVSTIGLPSGIERLSRQHPQVNLTFSLHSPFEDQRSQLIPLNLRHSLTEVMACLDAHVQRTHRKVYLAYLLLEGVNDSREHATALARLVQAPGRHSRLYHINLLRHNANDFAAERYARPAEAHIQRFGQWLQEAQVKVTVRSSFGDEIQAACGQLHAAASPLRA
- a CDS encoding phosphoglucomutase/phosphomannomutase family protein — protein: MPIHFGTDGWRAVISDTFTFSNLRMVAQAIADATRVDLQNGAGQRHAAGGRPHLVVGFDTRFLSDRFARDVACVLAADGLRVYLAQADAPTPAISYAVKQLGALGGVMITASHNPPRYNGIKLKAAYGGSASSEMCKRVEIYLNDNENRGRSPALMEYDDAVAEGMITRFSPIEEYETHLRSLIDFDLIARHNPKVLVDSMHGSGRGAIARLLAGKAEVHEIRGDMNPGFGGVHPEPIMPHLQALADAIAEHPGYFGVATDGDADRVGAMDEAGEFVDPHKIMALALRYLVQTRGLSGKVVRTVSTTRMIDRLAEKYGLQVVETPVGFNHIADHMLAGDVLIGGEESGGISFKGHIPEGDGVLMGLLVVEMVAAAGGTLRELVADLLAEVGPAHYARTDLRLKRPVEKKEMSERLRTEAPSQIGGEEVLSVATNDGTKYILADDSWLLIRPSGTEPVLRVYAEGRSPQMVKALMAFGEGIAAQVA
- a CDS encoding cyclic nucleotide-binding domain-containing protein gives rise to the protein MDTGLAERLALLKDMALFQELEEAQLAAIAARLQEYALPANRLLYLAGDRAENFYILVGGRLLNQDIEDGQRVGEYVLEPGDPFGAEALLDQEVRQAAVSALHTSRLLYLTGEDFAWMLAEFRQVYEGLQHLLNGRKLLGRVHFDFLQEDEVVHYATRKHPSTLWLRWTRALLLAIFGLLVLYVGQSVSAGLQFTMGLAAATLLFGSAAAVGWEALDWRNDFVLITNLRVVWMEHRLLRSASRVEAPLSTIQSVDVHTHLFARLLGFGDIIVRTYTGIVLMPGVGAPLRTKYLIRDFAARSRKLSRQARHDTIRLAVRQSLGIEKSLPASTHASPAMPLVDQSERFSLFKSRTVDGDKIVYHKHWFSLLSSLALPGLFVIAVLVGAPIVFDGLPRNALGWLLTLAALLAPLAIIAYRFLDWVNDVYVVTSEVLIDTERKPLGSEITKSAPITNILSLQNHKVGIIGLLLNFGVVRISVGDSVLDFDNVPNPAQVQQDIFARMEALRARQQTQQTEDERRRMTEWLRVYEEERGRNPQTFTGDEAAVE
- the def gene encoding peptide deformylase codes for the protein MPLLPIVKYPNDILRRKAQDVTVFDDNLQQLIDDMFETMRNAPGVGLAAPQVNVPLRLTVIEYGEQEEDSDEPIKLQQYVLINPEITRFSPETEVAAEGCLSMPGLVGDVERSLSVTVKAQNRRGQPVKLKAEGWLARIFQHEIDHLNGVMYVDKADNLRSLDEDAETDAD
- a CDS encoding DNA replication/repair protein RecF; translated protein: MQLKHLSLTQFRNFARLDVEVPPGPTLIVGSNAQGKTSLLEAVYFLATLTSFHAETDRQLVNFTESLKPLAVARLQALYENNGRQHQLEVRIIREQARNGSDRSRKEVLLDGAKKKGSEVAGQFSAVLFLPQMLQIVEGSPRFRRRYLDLALSQTVPGYAEQLSDYEAILSQRNALLKQLGEQGGDPGQLDFWDQRFSLRASQLLEARFRAVQELDALGGRLHHELTRGSEVLKLLYQPSYDPLPNPDKQRVLLAEPADRSSIERAKIESGFAEALRAARREEIARGVTSLGPHRDELRFLSNGIDLGSYGSRGQVRTVLLTLKLAELDWMYARSGRRPLLLLDEVLAELDEPRRADLQDRLGAEQQVLVTTTDFNLFKPEFVERAARWQIEAGRLTEQAK
- a CDS encoding branched-chain amino acid transaminase, with amino-acid sequence MTLPNYAFFRGKIVPYSEAKVGVMTHALNYGTAIFGGVRGYWNEAEEELFIFRPHDHFQRLLNSARMMLMDIPFTREQLTELSIELLQKEGHRQDVYMRPMAYFADEIIGVKLHDLKTEVTIFSVPFDKYVSNDTGAHVTFSSWRRVDDNMIPARAKVAGAYVNTAFVKTDAVRAGFDEALVLGQDGHISEGSAENIFMVRNGALITPPVTDNILEGITRASILELAEKEVGIPVVQRSIDRTEVYIADEMFMTGTAAQVTAITKVDHRPVGDGQMGPVTAKLRKLYDDAVRGRLPKYRHWNYPVFEKMVVK
- a CDS encoding nucleotidyltransferase family protein, with the protein product MKLHALVTAGGVPEAGDPLYEFSQGRSKALIDVAGKPMVQWVLDALSASNSIGQVVIVGVDESAGLSCKKPLAYLANQGGMLDNIRGGARKIAELDPRAEYTLIVSSDIPLINAEMVDWVCAQVRPGEDEGLYSVILRQTMEERFPNSMRTFTKLKDMHVCGGDMNPFSIPLILSHTGPWEKIADARKSPIKQAGLVGLDTLLLLLLGQLTLESAAARVSKNLGLRARAIVNPYAEVGMDVDKPHHLEIVRRVRGQS
- a CDS encoding phosphatase PAP2 family protein, encoding MLAQLEKKDAQLSQQLRVAEKPGKRRNLSILFGHSGDSWSLLVMLAAAALLIPSWRENAFIMIAGIVLTAIVVLAIKFSVRRRRPEGEWGQLYRRADPHSFPSGHAARAAMLAVLGLALGPPWLGWLLLVWAPLVGLARVATGLHYVSDILAGWALGIVMGLVTLQLIPWVLFPILT
- a CDS encoding DUF2277 domain-containing protein, which codes for MCRNIRVLYNFEPPATADEVQAAALQYVRKISGFTKPSQANQAAFDAAVAEVTRISQTLLDSLVTQAPPRDRDVMAQRARERAAKRYGLNTPSTPAV
- a CDS encoding DUF1801 domain-containing protein, which codes for MMDASQKIDEYIAKTGGWRGERLAQIRQVIQKTLPDVIEEWKWNSPIWSQHGMICSSSAFKAHVKINFFKGASLDDAGGFFNAGLDAKDMRSRDLKEGDTLDEAALADMLQRAAEFNREE